The Solibacillus sp. FSL R7-0682 genome includes a window with the following:
- a CDS encoding virulence factor, producing the protein MKILLIEPTPSPNSMKIVIDQDLPFGKSFNYTKDNIHEASEPLQAIFAVEGVKGIYHVSNFLAVERNAKYAWEQILADIRKALGGEAIESEQQQLNEHYGEVNVHVQMYKAIPLQIKAFDGEGEVRLSAGDRFTMAFKQLQFKVGEDNYILERKWVDFGVRYGDKDQVAQEVLKEVDALYPQQRVEQILEADNTEVVTAAQERKPVSLEEYVQVEDWQQRFQLLDQLPDPEVEDIPLLEKALEDEQMSIRRLATVYLGMIEDEAVVPALTKALNDKSAAVRRTAGDCMSDLGLEAFEPAMIQALSDKNKLVRWRAAMYLYEVGTEIAIEALKVASEDKEFEVKLQAKMALARIEGGEEAKGSVWKQMTESRNK; encoded by the coding sequence ATGAAAATATTATTAATTGAACCAACACCAAGTCCAAATTCAATGAAAATTGTTATTGATCAAGACTTGCCATTTGGCAAAAGTTTTAACTATACAAAGGACAATATTCATGAGGCATCTGAGCCGTTACAGGCCATTTTCGCTGTAGAAGGTGTAAAAGGAATATATCATGTATCTAACTTTTTAGCAGTTGAGCGTAATGCAAAATATGCATGGGAACAAATATTAGCAGATATCCGAAAAGCTTTAGGCGGTGAAGCTATCGAAAGTGAACAGCAACAACTGAATGAACATTACGGTGAAGTGAATGTACATGTGCAAATGTATAAAGCTATTCCTCTACAAATTAAAGCTTTCGATGGGGAAGGGGAAGTACGTTTAAGTGCAGGAGATCGTTTTACAATGGCATTTAAGCAGTTACAATTTAAAGTTGGCGAAGATAATTATATTCTAGAACGTAAATGGGTAGATTTTGGCGTACGTTATGGAGATAAAGATCAAGTCGCACAAGAGGTATTGAAAGAAGTAGACGCGCTTTATCCACAACAACGAGTGGAGCAAATTTTAGAAGCAGATAATACGGAAGTAGTCACTGCAGCTCAGGAACGAAAGCCAGTGTCGTTGGAGGAATATGTTCAAGTAGAAGATTGGCAACAGCGTTTCCAATTACTTGATCAGCTTCCAGACCCAGAAGTAGAAGATATTCCATTACTTGAAAAAGCGTTAGAGGACGAGCAAATGTCGATTCGTCGTTTAGCAACAGTATATTTAGGTATGATTGAAGATGAGGCAGTTGTACCAGCCTTAACAAAAGCATTGAATGATAAAAGTGCAGCGGTTCGTCGTACGGCGGGAGATTGCATGAGTGATCTAGGATTAGAAGCATTCGAACCAGCAATGATCCAAGCCTTGTCTGATAAAAATAAATTAGTTCGTTGGCGCGCGGCCATGTATTTATACGAGGTTGGTACTGAGATAGCAATTGAAGCGTTGAAAGTAGCAAGTGAGGACAAAGAGTTTGAAGTAAAACTACAGGCAAAAATGGCTTTAGCTCGTATTGAGGGCGGAGAAGAAGCAAAAGGTTCCGTATGGAAGCAAATGACGGAGAGTCGTAATAAATAA
- a CDS encoding ABC-F family ATP-binding cassette domain-containing protein, with the protein MSHLIVSNLTKTVGDKTLFENIEFTIYEGERAGLIGINGTGKSTLLSIIAGKQDADTVEFDHPNKYRIAYLEQDPQFESNVTVLQAVFSGDSPILQLNRQYEETVASLSLDPQSEKLQNELFRLQQKMDSDNAWDVNALAKQALTKLGIDMFDHYVTDLSGGQQKRVALAKVLIEPADLYLLDEPTNHLDVTSTEWLQEMVSRLKGAVIFITHDRYFLDETATHIYELADKTLYRHTGTYGDYLEARAIREEMNAASQAKLQNRYRSELKWIRRGAKARTTKQKARIQRFEALDEAIERSGEQGDLELGLATTRLGKKVLESDGISKAYGERTIIKDFSFLLQQGDRIGIIGANGYGKSTLLNMLAGEIEPDQGEVVVGATVKRLHFKQALPPMNENARMIDYIREASNDITDADGVRYSASQMLERFLFPLHAHGTPISKLSGGERKRLHLLRLLMEQPNVLLLDEPTNDLDIETLGVLEDFIENFPGVVITISHDRFFLDRIAKKLWILDGKGGVNESLDIYTDYLAKKAAEQQQEAKEVKVEKPKQEKTKNEKKKLSFKEQKEWETIADDIAAMEEKIMLAEEEISTAGSDFTKLQQLTADLETFNSEYEQLIERWSYLDEIVNG; encoded by the coding sequence ATGAGTCATTTAATCGTATCAAATTTAACAAAAACAGTTGGCGATAAAACGCTATTTGAAAATATCGAATTTACAATTTACGAAGGAGAGCGTGCAGGGCTAATAGGTATAAACGGTACTGGTAAATCAACATTATTGTCGATTATAGCAGGTAAGCAGGATGCGGATACCGTTGAGTTCGATCATCCGAATAAATACCGTATCGCCTATTTAGAGCAGGATCCTCAATTTGAGTCGAATGTAACAGTACTACAAGCGGTGTTTAGTGGAGATTCACCAATATTACAGTTAAACCGTCAGTATGAGGAAACGGTGGCCTCATTATCGTTGGATCCCCAATCCGAAAAGCTACAAAATGAGCTATTTCGCTTACAGCAGAAAATGGATTCGGACAACGCATGGGATGTCAACGCCTTAGCAAAACAAGCGTTAACAAAGCTTGGTATTGATATGTTTGATCATTATGTAACAGACTTATCTGGTGGACAGCAAAAACGTGTGGCTTTAGCTAAGGTATTAATCGAACCAGCTGATCTATATTTATTAGACGAGCCAACGAACCATTTAGATGTCACATCAACGGAATGGCTACAGGAAATGGTATCTCGCTTAAAGGGAGCAGTGATCTTTATTACCCACGATCGCTATTTCTTAGATGAAACAGCGACACATATTTATGAATTAGCGGATAAAACATTGTATCGCCATACAGGTACATACGGGGATTACTTAGAGGCACGTGCTATTCGGGAAGAAATGAATGCTGCATCTCAAGCGAAATTACAAAATCGTTATCGCTCAGAATTAAAATGGATTCGTCGCGGTGCAAAGGCCCGAACGACAAAGCAAAAAGCCCGTATTCAACGATTTGAAGCGTTGGATGAAGCAATAGAGCGTTCTGGTGAACAAGGCGATTTAGAGCTAGGACTTGCTACGACTCGATTAGGTAAAAAAGTATTAGAATCAGATGGCATTTCGAAGGCTTACGGAGAGCGTACAATTATTAAAGATTTTAGCTTTCTTTTACAGCAAGGTGATCGAATTGGGATTATTGGCGCGAATGGTTATGGAAAATCTACGTTACTAAATATGTTAGCTGGTGAAATTGAGCCAGATCAAGGTGAGGTTGTAGTAGGTGCAACCGTTAAACGCCTGCATTTTAAACAAGCTTTACCACCTATGAATGAAAATGCGCGAATGATTGATTATATTCGTGAAGCGTCAAATGATATAACAGATGCGGATGGGGTACGTTATTCGGCTTCTCAAATGTTGGAGCGATTTTTATTCCCATTACACGCACATGGTACGCCAATTAGTAAATTATCAGGTGGAGAACGAAAGCGACTTCATTTATTACGCTTATTAATGGAACAGCCAAATGTTTTATTATTAGACGAGCCCACAAATGATTTAGATATTGAGACATTAGGGGTATTAGAAGATTTTATTGAAAATTTCCCTGGTGTTGTCATCACAATTTCCCATGATCGATTCTTCCTTGACCGTATTGCGAAAAAGCTATGGATTTTAGACGGAAAAGGTGGAGTGAATGAAAGCCTAGATATTTACACGGATTATTTAGCAAAAAAAGCAGCTGAACAACAGCAAGAAGCAAAAGAAGTCAAAGTAGAAAAACCAAAACAGGAAAAGACAAAAAACGAAAAGAAAAAACTATCATTTAAAGAACAAAAAGAGTGGGAAACAATCGCGGACGATATTGCCGCAATGGAAGAAAAGATTATGTTAGCTGAAGAAGAAATTTCGACGGCGGGCTCAGACTTCACAAAGCTACAGCAATTAACAGCAGATTTAGAAACATTTAATAGTGAATACGAACAACTAATTGAGCGTTGGAGTTATTTAGATGAAATCGTCAATGGATAA